The DNA region CGGTCGACACCAAGATCAGGGTGCGAGAGAACCCGCCGCCGGGTGGCGTACGAGTCCTCGGCTGGGACGCGGTCGGCATCGTGCGGGCGGTCGGGTCGCAGGTCACGATGTTCCAGCCGGGTGATCGGGTCTGGTACGCGGGTGCCGTCACCCGTCAAGGCTGCGACAGCGAACTGCACGTCGTCGACGAACGTATCGTCGCTCGCGCGCCGGACAGCCTCGACGACGGCGATGCCGCCGCGTTGCCGCTGACCACGATCACCGCCTGGGAACTGTTGTTCGACCGGCTCGGCGTGCCACGCGATGGCGGCGAGGGCCAGACCCTGCTCGTGGTCGGTGCCGCCGGCGGTGTCGGCTCGATCCTGGTGCAGTTGGCCGCAAAGCTCACCGGTCTTACCGTGATCGGCACCGCCTCCCGGCCCGAGACGCGGGATTGGGTGACGGCGATGGGTGCCGACCACGTGGTGAACCACCACGACCTGGCGGCCAGTCTCGCCGCTGCCGGTTTCGCATCGGTCGACTACATCGCCACCCTCACGCAGACCAAGCGGCATCTGGCCACCTACGTGGACGTCATCGCTCCGCAGGGCAGGATCGGGGTGATCGACGACCCGGGCGTCCTCGACATCGTGCCGTTCAAGGGGAAGTCGGTGTCGGTGCA from Microlunatus phosphovorus NM-1 includes:
- a CDS encoding zinc-binding alcohol dehydrogenase family protein encodes the protein MRAVGYTKTGGPEVLTDVTIEEPTPGPRDLLVEVHAVSVNPVDTKIRVRENPPPGGVRVLGWDAVGIVRAVGSQVTMFQPGDRVWYAGAVTRQGCDSELHVVDERIVARAPDSLDDGDAAALPLTTITAWELLFDRLGVPRDGGEGQTLLVVGAAGGVGSILVQLAAKLTGLTVIGTASRPETRDWVTAMGADHVVNHHDLAASLAAAGFASVDYIATLTQTKRHLATYVDVIAPQGRIGVIDDPGVLDIVPFKGKSVSVHWESMFTRSTFDTADITAQHDLLTEVAVLVDAGVLRTTRQRSAGPITADTVRAAHELQQSGTAIGKTVLVGWPA